A window of the Dongshaea marina genome harbors these coding sequences:
- a CDS encoding molybdopterin dinucleotide binding domain-containing protein — protein sequence MGIEDNDWIEAFNNNGALVARAVVSQRVPAGMVMMYHAQEKIVNVPGSKITGTRGGSTTRSPGRPSSRPT from the coding sequence GTGGGCATCGAGGATAACGACTGGATAGAAGCCTTTAACAATAACGGCGCCCTGGTGGCCCGAGCCGTGGTCAGTCAACGGGTCCCTGCCGGGATGGTGATGATGTACCACGCCCAGGAAAAAATTGTCAATGTGCCGGGCAGCAAGATCACCGGCACCCGCGGGGGATCCACAACTCGGTCACCCGGGCGACCCTCAAGCCGACCCACATGA
- a CDS encoding methyltransferase domain-containing protein, with amino-acid sequence MLFELQIPENYLKCQTLKLSGLTDAKAEPLKPGIWGRLKLRSGALKVELLDGEGNIREELRLQGDQSLIIPPGVSYRSSSAEGEVQGLLELYCHPEHYFHEKYQLTKPHSEVIRLNEKILRNRLDSQTSLDVLDLGCGRGRNSLYLSQFGHNIRALDIDSKQLNILSNIIDRETIDNIVVEGADLEQIRLNKKYDLVLLNVVLQFLDPLRVWHTLGQAQSSTRPGGLHLIVCPIQTPGMSWPAHFRSVFQPGELLRAYQNAGWAIQEYNENFGNLHRLDAAGLPIRGRFATLIAQKLFPS; translated from the coding sequence GTGCTGTTTGAACTGCAAATTCCCGAAAACTATTTGAAATGCCAGACCCTGAAATTATCCGGGCTTACCGATGCTAAAGCGGAACCACTCAAACCCGGGATCTGGGGCAGGCTTAAACTGCGCTCCGGTGCTCTCAAGGTAGAGCTGCTCGACGGGGAGGGAAACATCAGGGAGGAGTTGAGGCTTCAAGGCGATCAATCCCTGATAATACCCCCCGGTGTGAGTTATCGGAGCTCCTCGGCGGAGGGTGAGGTGCAGGGCCTGCTCGAGCTTTACTGTCATCCTGAGCACTATTTTCATGAGAAATATCAGCTGACCAAGCCTCACTCAGAAGTGATTCGCCTTAATGAAAAAATTCTGAGAAATCGATTGGATTCGCAGACAAGCCTTGATGTGCTTGATCTGGGCTGTGGGCGCGGGCGCAACAGTCTTTATCTTTCTCAGTTTGGCCATAACATCCGGGCCCTGGATATCGACTCAAAGCAGCTCAATATCTTATCCAATATCATAGATCGCGAGACGATCGATAATATTGTGGTCGAAGGGGCCGATCTGGAGCAGATCCGCCTCAATAAGAAGTATGATCTGGTGCTGCTGAATGTGGTGCTGCAGTTTCTTGATCCACTGCGGGTGTGGCATACCCTTGGTCAGGCTCAATCCTCGACCCGGCCCGGGGGATTGCATCTCATCGTTTGCCCGATTCAGACCCCTGGAATGAGCTGGCCTGCTCATTTTCGCTCGGTGTTTCAGCCCGGGGAGCTGCTCCGGGCCTATCAAAATGCGGGCTGGGCTATTCAGGAATACAATGAAAACTTTGGTAACCTTCACCGGCTTGATGCCGCCGGGCTGCCGATCCGGGGCCGCTTTGCCACCCTGATTGCCCAGAAGCTATTTCCCTCTTAG
- a CDS encoding nitrate reductase subunit alpha — protein MSYFLDRLNFFKKNESFANGYGLTTDENRRWEDGYRQRWQHDKIVRSTHGVNCTGSCSWKIYVKNGIITWETQQTDYPRTRPDLPNHEPRGCARGASYSWYLYSANRQKYPLVRGRLIKAWRQAITLYPDPVDAWASIQDNQTLRQSIQQIRGHGGFVRSTWDEVNTIIAAANIYTIKSYGPDRIIGFSPIPAMSMISYAAGSRYLSLIGGTCMSFYDWYCDLPPSSPQTWGEQTDVPESADWYNSSYLIVWGSNVPQTRTPDAHFLTEVRYKGAQAVVITPDYSEASKFADIWLAPKQGTDAALAMAMGHVILKEFYIDKQVDYFEEYARQFTDLPMLVLLKEQDEHLCSDRFLRASDLIDDLEQQNNPEWKTICFDEQSGELIAPQGSIGFRWGEEGRWNLEPREGAKGEAIQPRLTNIGAYDEILDISFPYFGGIEHEHFANNPQQEIIKHKVPVRAITTKQGTLYVATVFDLMVAHYGVDRGLDSQSQASSYEDNAPYTPAWQEKITGVPKEQIIQVARGFADNAAKTQGKSMVIVGAAMNHWYHMDMNYRGLINMLMLCGCTGQSGGGWAHYVGQEKLRPQTGWQPIAFGLDWARPPRQMNSTSFFYAHTDQWRYEHLKPQELLSPLADNSSWQGSIIDSNIRAERMGWLPSAPQLQENPLKIAKQAKEEDPLAYTVNQLKSGKLSMSCEDPDHPNNWPRNLFVWRSNLLGSSGKGHEYFLKHLLGTEHGVQGEDLGAEGAKLNQEAKWHGEAPRGKLDLLVTLDFRMSTTALYSDIVLPSASWYEKNDLNTSDMHPFIHPLSKAVDPVWESRSDWEIYKGLAKRFSELVPGHLGVEQDLVLTPILHDTPGELAQPTEVKQWKSGDCEPIPGKTMPAMKLVERDYPNVYQRFTSLGPLMETIGNGGKGIAWDTKSEVEMLKKLHGTDDSRERAKMETDIQACDTVMSLAPETNGEVALRAWKALSKVTGRDHSKLAEGKEEEKIRFRDIQAQPRKIISSPTWSGLESEHVSYTSNYTNVHELIPWRTLTGRQQFYQDHPWLRDFGEGFTTYKPPISAGSLTSLLDKHGHETPCITLNFITPHQKWGIHSTYSDNLHMLTLSRGAPSSGSVKRTPKRWASRITTG, from the coding sequence ATGAGTTATTTTCTAGACCGTCTCAACTTTTTTAAAAAAAATGAGAGCTTTGCCAACGGTTACGGTCTGACCACTGACGAGAATCGTCGCTGGGAAGATGGGTATCGCCAGCGCTGGCAACACGACAAGATCGTCCGCTCCACCCATGGGGTCAACTGTACCGGCTCCTGCAGCTGGAAGATCTATGTCAAAAACGGCATCATCACCTGGGAGACCCAACAGACCGATTACCCAAGGACCCGCCCCGATCTGCCCAACCATGAGCCACGGGGCTGTGCCCGGGGCGCCAGCTATTCCTGGTATCTCTACAGCGCCAATCGCCAGAAATACCCCCTGGTACGCGGACGGCTGATCAAGGCGTGGCGCCAGGCGATCACCCTGTATCCGGATCCGGTGGATGCCTGGGCCAGTATCCAGGACAACCAGACCCTGCGCCAATCGATCCAGCAGATCCGCGGTCACGGGGGCTTTGTGCGCTCCACCTGGGATGAGGTTAATACCATCATCGCCGCCGCCAACATCTATACCATCAAGAGCTATGGCCCGGATCGGATCATCGGCTTCTCACCCATTCCGGCGATGTCGATGATCTCCTACGCCGCAGGATCCCGCTACCTGTCGCTGATTGGCGGCACTTGCATGAGTTTTTATGACTGGTATTGCGACCTCCCGCCAAGCTCACCGCAAACCTGGGGCGAGCAGACCGACGTCCCGGAAAGCGCCGACTGGTACAACTCCTCCTACCTGATTGTCTGGGGCTCCAATGTCCCGCAAACCCGAACCCCGGATGCCCACTTTCTCACCGAGGTGCGCTATAAGGGGGCCCAGGCGGTGGTGATCACCCCGGACTACAGTGAAGCGAGTAAGTTCGCCGATATCTGGCTGGCTCCCAAACAGGGAACCGATGCCGCCCTGGCGATGGCGATGGGCCATGTGATCTTAAAAGAGTTCTATATCGATAAGCAGGTGGATTATTTCGAGGAGTACGCCCGCCAGTTTACCGATCTGCCGATGCTGGTGCTGCTCAAGGAGCAGGATGAGCACCTATGCAGCGATCGATTCCTCAGGGCCAGCGATCTCATCGATGATCTAGAGCAGCAAAATAACCCCGAGTGGAAAACCATCTGCTTTGATGAGCAGAGCGGTGAGCTGATCGCCCCCCAGGGAAGCATCGGATTCCGCTGGGGTGAAGAGGGACGCTGGAATCTGGAGCCGCGTGAGGGAGCCAAGGGGGAGGCGATTCAGCCCCGCCTGACCAATATCGGGGCCTACGACGAGATCCTGGATATCAGCTTCCCCTACTTTGGCGGCATAGAGCACGAGCATTTTGCCAATAATCCCCAGCAGGAGATCATCAAGCACAAGGTACCGGTCAGGGCCATTACCACCAAGCAGGGGACCCTGTATGTGGCAACCGTCTTCGACCTGATGGTGGCGCACTATGGGGTGGATCGTGGCCTCGACAGCCAGAGTCAGGCCAGCAGCTATGAGGATAACGCCCCCTATACCCCGGCCTGGCAGGAAAAGATCACCGGCGTTCCAAAGGAGCAGATCATCCAGGTTGCCCGCGGGTTTGCCGATAACGCCGCCAAGACCCAGGGAAAATCCATGGTGATCGTCGGTGCCGCGATGAACCACTGGTATCACATGGACATGAACTACCGGGGCCTCATCAATATGCTAATGCTGTGTGGCTGTACCGGTCAAAGCGGTGGTGGCTGGGCCCACTATGTCGGCCAGGAGAAGCTCCGGCCTCAAACCGGCTGGCAACCGATCGCCTTTGGCCTGGATTGGGCTCGCCCTCCCCGCCAGATGAATAGCACCTCTTTTTTCTACGCCCATACGGATCAGTGGCGCTATGAACATCTAAAACCTCAGGAGCTGCTCTCGCCCCTGGCGGATAATAGCAGCTGGCAGGGCTCGATCATCGACTCCAACATCCGCGCCGAGCGGATGGGCTGGCTGCCCTCGGCGCCACAGCTCCAGGAGAACCCGCTTAAGATAGCCAAGCAGGCCAAAGAGGAAGATCCCCTGGCCTACACAGTCAATCAGCTCAAATCGGGCAAGCTGTCGATGAGCTGTGAAGATCCCGATCATCCCAACAACTGGCCCCGCAACCTGTTTGTGTGGCGCTCTAACCTGCTGGGCTCATCGGGCAAGGGCCATGAATACTTCCTCAAGCATCTGCTGGGTACCGAGCACGGCGTCCAGGGAGAGGATCTCGGCGCCGAGGGAGCGAAATTAAACCAGGAGGCCAAATGGCATGGTGAGGCACCCCGGGGCAAGCTGGATCTGCTGGTGACCCTGGACTTTCGGATGTCGACCACAGCGCTTTACTCCGACATAGTGCTGCCCAGCGCCAGCTGGTATGAAAAAAACGATCTCAACACCTCGGACATGCACCCCTTCATCCATCCCCTGTCCAAGGCGGTCGATCCCGTGTGGGAGAGTCGCTCCGACTGGGAGATCTACAAGGGACTGGCCAAGCGCTTCTCAGAGCTGGTGCCCGGCCACCTGGGGGTCGAGCAGGATCTGGTGCTGACCCCGATTTTACACGACACCCCGGGCGAGCTGGCGCAACCCACAGAGGTAAAACAGTGGAAGAGCGGTGACTGTGAGCCCATCCCGGGGAAAACCATGCCTGCCATGAAACTGGTGGAGCGCGACTACCCCAATGTCTATCAGAGGTTTACCTCGCTGGGCCCCCTGATGGAGACCATAGGCAATGGGGGTAAGGGGATCGCCTGGGATACCAAGAGTGAAGTCGAGATGCTCAAAAAGCTTCACGGCACCGATGACAGCCGCGAGCGGGCCAAGATGGAGACAGATATTCAGGCCTGCGACACCGTGATGTCACTGGCTCCCGAAACCAATGGCGAGGTGGCCCTCAGGGCCTGGAAGGCGCTATCTAAGGTCACCGGCCGCGACCATAGCAAGCTTGCCGAGGGCAAAGAGGAGGAGAAGATCCGTTTTCGGGATATTCAGGCACAGCCACGCAAGATCATCAGCTCCCCCACCTGGAGCGGTCTTGAGTCCGAGCATGTCTCCTACACCTCAAACTACACTAATGTCCACGAGCTGATCCCCTGGCGAACCCTGACCGGTCGCCAGCAGTTCTACCAGGATCACCCCTGGCTGCGAGACTTTGGAGAGGGCTTTACCACCTATAAACCCCCAATCTCGGCCGGTTCTCTGACCAGCCTATTGGATAAGCATGGTCACGAGACCCCCTGTATCACCCTCAATTTCATCACCCCCCATCAGAAATGGGGAATTCACAGCACCTATTCAGACAACCTGCATATGCTGACCCTGTCGCGAGGGGCCCCATCGTCTGGCTCAGTGAAAAGGACGCCCAAAAGGTGGGCATCGAGGATAACGACTGGATAG
- a CDS encoding MFS transporter, whose amino-acid sequence MHVTRGDQYRSVIASTLAFTVCFAVWTIFSIIGLKIKQELGLSDTQFGILVATPVLTGSLSRLILGIWTDQYGGRLVYTLLMLTTAVATFALTTATTYPMLLVAALGVGLAGGSFAVGIAYVSQWFTRDPDHQGTALGIFGMGNVGAAVTNFGAPFLVVALGWHKTAIVYSIILALTAILFFIFTKDDPHLVERRDKKEKARGIFEQMEPLKEIQVWRFSLYYFFVFGGFVALALWLPRYYVGVYHLDITTAGMLAAAYALPGSIFRALGGWLSDKIGARAVMYWTFWVSLLCLFFMSYPLTDYVIHGINQNYEFSIGIGLVPFVTLTIILGFFMSLGKAAVYKHIPVYYPEHVGAVGGMVGMIGGLGGFILPIAFGFMNDVVGVWTSCFMLLFIITGAALTWMHISILRAARTLELQSNDEKNYP is encoded by the coding sequence ATGCATGTCACACGAGGTGATCAATATCGTTCGGTAATCGCCAGTACCCTTGCCTTTACCGTCTGCTTTGCCGTCTGGACCATCTTCTCCATCATTGGACTTAAAATTAAACAAGAGCTTGGGTTAAGCGATACCCAGTTCGGGATCCTGGTGGCAACCCCTGTGCTCACCGGCTCCTTGAGCCGATTGATCCTCGGGATCTGGACCGACCAATATGGTGGCCGGCTGGTTTACACCCTGTTGATGCTCACAACGGCGGTCGCGACCTTTGCCCTGACCACTGCGACCACCTACCCCATGCTGCTTGTTGCAGCCCTGGGAGTCGGTCTGGCCGGTGGCTCCTTCGCGGTCGGAATCGCCTATGTCTCCCAGTGGTTTACCCGGGACCCCGACCATCAGGGCACCGCCCTTGGGATCTTCGGCATGGGAAATGTCGGTGCCGCCGTCACCAACTTTGGCGCCCCCTTCCTGGTGGTCGCCCTCGGGTGGCACAAGACGGCGATCGTCTACTCCATCATCCTGGCACTCACCGCCATCCTGTTCTTTATCTTTACCAAAGATGACCCACACCTGGTAGAGCGGCGTGACAAAAAGGAGAAGGCGCGCGGCATTTTTGAGCAGATGGAGCCCCTCAAGGAGATCCAGGTATGGCGCTTCTCCCTCTACTACTTCTTTGTGTTTGGTGGCTTTGTCGCCCTGGCACTGTGGCTGCCTCGCTACTATGTCGGGGTCTACCACCTCGATATCACCACTGCCGGCATGCTGGCCGCGGCCTATGCCCTGCCCGGCAGTATCTTCCGCGCCTTAGGGGGTTGGTTATCCGACAAAATCGGTGCCCGGGCCGTGATGTACTGGACCTTCTGGGTCTCGCTGCTCTGCCTGTTCTTCATGTCCTACCCCCTGACCGACTATGTGATCCACGGGATTAACCAAAACTATGAGTTCTCCATCGGCATAGGCTTGGTGCCCTTCGTGACCCTGACCATCATCCTGGGCTTTTTCATGTCCCTGGGTAAGGCCGCTGTCTACAAGCATATCCCCGTCTACTACCCGGAGCATGTGGGTGCCGTCGGCGGCATGGTCGGCATGATTGGTGGCCTGGGTGGCTTTATCCTGCCGATCGCCTTTGGCTTTATGAATGATGTGGTGGGTGTCTGGACCAGCTGTTTCATGCTGCTGTTTATCATCACAGGCGCCGCCCTGACCTGGATGCATATCTCAATCCTGAGAGCCGCCCGCACTCTCGAGCTGCAATCAAATGACGAGAAAAATTACCCCTGA
- a CDS encoding MFS transporter, producing MNKPQLDHDLSTWDPENSEQWESEGKGIATRNLWISIPCLLCGFAVWLYWGIITVQMLNLGFPFSNAELFTLAAIAGLSGATLRIPSTFFIRLAGGRYTIFFTTALLILPALGTGIALQSMDTPLWVFQLLALLSGFGGGNFASSMSNISFFFPKKKQGLSLGLNAGLGNFGVTTMQILVPLVMTFGMFGGSPMVLKNTSGTLIGKIPAGSETYIHNAGYIWVVILVVLVIAAWFGMNNIKAKHVSPDIGGAFKSFGIISVMLLVGLVTASVGLYLMLPASANGAGTEISKWIILPLVIAATVFLLRFILKGAAKENLKRQYQIFRNPHTWVMTVIYTMTFGSFIGFSAAFALAIKIIFGFSHVVGADGVMTHNLVNPNGPSALMYAWMGPFIGALIRPVGGWISDKIGGPWSPRSSPS from the coding sequence ATGAACAAACCACAACTCGATCATGATCTGAGTACCTGGGATCCCGAAAACAGTGAGCAATGGGAGAGTGAAGGTAAAGGGATCGCCACCCGTAACCTGTGGATCTCGATCCCCTGCCTGTTGTGTGGCTTCGCGGTCTGGCTCTACTGGGGGATCATCACGGTTCAGATGCTGAACCTGGGTTTCCCCTTTAGCAACGCCGAACTCTTTACCCTGGCGGCCATTGCCGGCCTGTCGGGTGCCACGCTGCGGATCCCCAGCACCTTCTTCATTCGCCTGGCAGGTGGCCGCTATACCATCTTCTTCACCACAGCGCTGCTGATCCTGCCGGCACTGGGAACAGGAATTGCCCTGCAAAGCATGGATACCCCTTTGTGGGTCTTCCAGTTGCTGGCCCTGCTCTCGGGTTTTGGGGGCGGTAACTTTGCCTCCTCCATGTCCAACATCAGCTTTTTCTTTCCCAAGAAAAAGCAGGGGTTATCCCTGGGGCTCAACGCCGGGTTAGGAAATTTTGGGGTCACCACCATGCAGATCCTGGTTCCCCTGGTGATGACCTTCGGGATGTTTGGTGGCTCGCCTATGGTGCTGAAAAACACCAGCGGTACCCTGATCGGTAAGATCCCGGCCGGCTCCGAAACCTATATTCACAATGCAGGTTATATCTGGGTGGTGATCCTGGTGGTGTTGGTGATCGCCGCCTGGTTTGGGATGAATAACATCAAGGCTAAGCATGTCTCCCCGGACATCGGCGGGGCCTTTAAATCCTTTGGCATTATCAGCGTGATGTTGCTGGTTGGCTTAGTGACAGCCTCTGTAGGCCTGTACCTGATGCTGCCCGCCTCCGCCAATGGTGCCGGTACCGAGATCAGTAAATGGATCATCCTGCCGCTGGTGATCGCTGCCACCGTATTCCTGCTGAGGTTCATCCTCAAGGGAGCGGCCAAAGAAAACCTCAAACGCCAGTACCAGATCTTCCGTAACCCCCACACCTGGGTGATGACAGTGATCTACACCATGACCTTTGGCTCCTTTATCGGTTTCTCGGCGGCCTTTGCCCTGGCGATCAAGATCATCTTTGGCTTCTCCCATGTGGTGGGTGCCGATGGGGTGATGACGCACAACCTGGTGAACCCAAACGGCCCGAGCGCCCTGATGTATGCCTGGATGGGCCCCTTCATCGGAGCCCTGATCCGCCCGGTGGGAGGCTGGATCTCCGATAAGATTGGGGGGCCCTGGTCACCCAGATCGTCTCCATCGTGA
- a CDS encoding helix-turn-helix transcriptional regulator, whose translation MQITIDAELLADFLSGILGDDHEVAIHDLSNVESSLKVIRNGWITKREVGSPATDLALMMAKEQNSPACKLNYSSKTQDGRSLRSSSLILPRESGAALMVCINSDDQRYYRALEAVKELLPKAPDQQHLEVLANNVEEVGMDILREELRQYGSQPEKLLNEEKSQIVRELDKRGLFMIKGFISNVASILDISEPTLYRYLKR comes from the coding sequence ATGCAGATTACAATCGATGCCGAGTTATTGGCAGACTTTCTAAGTGGGATCCTGGGCGATGATCATGAGGTTGCGATCCACGATCTCTCCAATGTCGAAAGCTCACTCAAGGTGATCCGTAACGGCTGGATCACCAAACGCGAGGTCGGCTCTCCGGCCACCGATTTGGCATTGATGATGGCAAAAGAACAGAACAGTCCGGCCTGTAAACTCAACTACAGCAGCAAGACTCAGGATGGCCGCTCCCTTCGCTCCTCCTCCCTCATCCTTCCAAGAGAGAGTGGCGCTGCGCTGATGGTCTGCATCAACTCAGATGATCAGCGCTACTATCGTGCCCTGGAGGCGGTAAAAGAGCTGCTTCCCAAGGCCCCGGATCAGCAGCACCTGGAGGTTCTGGCCAACAATGTGGAAGAGGTCGGGATGGACATTCTCCGCGAGGAGCTCCGCCAATATGGCAGCCAGCCCGAAAAGCTGCTCAATGAAGAGAAGAGCCAGATTGTTCGCGAGCTGGATAAGCGCGGCCTTTTCATGATCAAGGGGTTTATCTCCAACGTCGCTTCCATTCTGGATATCTCTGAGCCGACCCTGTATCGCTATCTGAAAAGATAA
- a CDS encoding Crp/Fnr family transcriptional regulator has product MGLIAENIRQKVPYLLGLKLFRDLSEQELEILLIPSQIKHFSESAMLLMEGSRPEFICVLLSGQARIYRADENGNEAVTRMLQAGETMFENVLFDERPSAVNGQVIREAEILFIPARAVHKLLEQSQAFAKNLIQILAERTNQMMHRVEQVAIHTASYRLGAYLLGTMKQQQVIDGSFTLQFDKSMIAKYLGMTPETFSRAIANLRKQGIEVLQQQIVLTEPDALCQFCDSFCAPHCENHQGGRPCSKRENNGCR; this is encoded by the coding sequence ATGGGATTGATTGCCGAAAACATCCGACAGAAGGTGCCGTACTTACTGGGGTTGAAGCTGTTCCGGGACCTGTCTGAACAAGAGTTAGAAATTTTGTTAATCCCATCACAGATCAAGCATTTCTCTGAATCGGCAATGCTGCTCATGGAGGGGAGCCGGCCCGAATTTATCTGTGTGCTATTAAGTGGTCAGGCCCGCATCTACAGGGCCGATGAAAATGGCAATGAGGCGGTGACCCGGATGTTGCAGGCGGGTGAAACTATGTTTGAAAATGTGCTGTTTGATGAAAGACCCTCTGCGGTGAACGGCCAGGTGATCCGCGAGGCCGAGATCCTGTTTATTCCGGCCAGAGCTGTGCATAAGCTTTTAGAGCAGAGCCAGGCTTTTGCGAAGAACCTCATTCAGATCCTGGCGGAGCGGACCAACCAGATGATGCACAGGGTCGAGCAGGTGGCGATCCATACCGCCAGCTACCGGCTGGGTGCCTATCTTCTGGGGACCATGAAACAGCAGCAGGTGATCGATGGCAGCTTTACCCTGCAGTTTGATAAGTCGATGATCGCCAAGTACCTGGGGATGACGCCCGAAACCTTCTCAAGGGCGATCGCGAATCTCAGGAAGCAGGGGATCGAGGTGCTACAGCAGCAGATTGTATTAACCGAGCCCGATGCCCTGTGTCAGTTCTGTGATAGTTTTTGCGCTCCTCATTGTGAGAACCATCAGGGCGGAAGGCCCTGCTCGAAGCGGGAAAATAATGGCTGTCGTTGA